The following DNA comes from Amycolatopsis albispora.
GCCGGTGCCGATCGGCATGCCGGGTGAGCTGTACCTCGGCGGGGCCGGGGTGGCGCGGGGTTACCGGGGCCGTCCGGAGCTGACCGCCGGGCGGTTCGTGCCGGATCCGTTCTCCGGCAGGCCGGGCGCGCGGTTGTACCGCACCGGCGACCAGGTCCGGTTCGCCGCGGACGGGAACCTGTACTTCCTCGGGCGCGACGACGGCCAGGTCAAGCTGCGCGGGTACCGGATCGAGCTGGGCGAGGTGGAAACGCGGCTGGCCGGGCACCCGCGGGTGCGCCAGGCGGTGGCGGTGATCCGGGAGGACCGGCCGGGGGACCGGCGCCTGGTCGCCTACGTCCGTTTTGTGCAAGGTGAGGCGACGCCGGAGGAACTGCGTGCGCACCTGAGCACCTTCCTGCCCGAGTACATGATCCCGTCGGCGTTCGTGCCGGTGACCGAGTTCGCGCTGACCACCAGCGGCAAGATCGACCGCCGCGCGCTGCCCGCCCCACCGGCCCGGCGCACCGGCGACTACACCCCGCCGCGTGATCCGGTCGAGCTGGAGGTCGCGCACGTGTGGGAGGAGGTGCTCGGGGTGCGCCCGGTCGGGCTGCGTGAGCGGTTCTTCGACCTCGGCGGCCATTCGCTGCTGGTGCTGCGGCTGATGGCCGAGATCGAGCGCCGCTTCGGCCAGGAGCTGCCGATGGCGGCGATCTTCCAGGGCGCCACGGTCGAGCGGTTCGCGCAGATGCTGCGTGAGGGCTACCGGCCGCGCGAGCGCGAGCACCTGGTGGAGATCAAGGCCGGAGGTGAGGGCACACCGTTGTTCTTCGCGCACCCGGCGGGCAGTGAGGTCGTCTGCTACATGCCGTTCGCGAAACTGCTGGCGGGGCGCCCGCTGTACGCGATCGCCGCGCCCGCGACGCCGGACGCGGGCTTCGCCGGCTTCGAGGAACGCGCCGCGGCCTACGCGAAGCTGATGCGCGAGGTCCAGCCGCGCGGGCCGTACGTGCTGGCGGGCTGGTGCTACGGCGGGATCAACGCCTTCGCCATCGCGCGGTCGCTGGAAGCCCAGGGAGAGCAGGTTTCCTTGCTGCTGCTGGACGCCTACGGCCCCGAGGAGATGGTGGACGGCGAGGATCCCGGCCGGGCGGCGATCGTCGAAGGGCTGGCGCTGAACCTGCAGTGGGACCGCACCGATGACCTGAAGTCGCTGGCCGAGCTCGGCGCGATGAGCGACGACGAGCAGCTCGACTACCTGCTCATGCTGGCGCGCCGCGGTGACTACCTGCCGCAGGACGCCGGGCGCGAGCAGATGAACACCTTCCTCGGGCTGTGGACGGCGAACCTCCGGCTGTCCTGGCGGTACCGGCCGACCCCGATGCGCGGACCGATCACCCTGATCCAGGCCCGCGAAGAGGATCCGGAGCTGTTCACCAGCTGGCGCCCGCTGGCCGGTGGCGGGTTCGACGTCCGGCTGGTCGGCGGCAACCACTACACGATGATGCGTGAGCCGCGCATCGCCGAGGTCGCCGCGGCCATCGACGCCTGCCTGGCCGGAGCCGCGGATGCGTGAGCTGCTGCGCGATCCGGTCTACCTCCGCTACTGGCTCGCCGTGGTGGTGTCGTTCCTCGGCGACGCGATGACCCGGATCACGCTGATCTACCTGACCGCGCAGCTGACCGGCAGCCCGGCCATGATCGCGGTGGTGGTGTTCGCGCAGTTGCTGCCGCAGGGCGCGCTCGGGGCGTTCGCGGGCCCGCTGATCGACCGGCTGCCGAAGCGGGCCGTGCTGGTCACCGCCGATCTCACGCGGGCGCTCGTGGTCGGGTCGATGATCTTCTTCACCGAGTCGGTCTGGGCGCTGCTGGTGCTGATCCTGCTGTCCGGGGTGGGCACCGCGTTCTTCGAGACCGCGCGGATCGCGGCGGTGCCGACGATCGTGGCCGGCAAGAGCCTGCCGACCGCGATCGCGTTGTTCCAGAGCACCTACCAGACCCTGCAGCTGGCCGGGCCCGCGCTCGGCGGGCTGCTGCTCACCTTCGCCGGGACCGGGCTGGTGCTGGCCATCGACGCGGCCACCTTCGTGGTGTCCGCCCTGCTGCTGGGCAGCCTGGGCGTGCTGCGGCACGTGCCGTCGGCGACCGGTGAGCGTGAGCCGTACTGGCGTTCGCTGGCGGCCGGGGTCCGCGGGGTGCTGGCGATCCCGTCGCTGCGGTTCGTCTTTGTCGCGCTGATCCCGGCGACCGCGGTGTTCGGCCTGTTCACCACGAACTTCAACGCCGAGCTGCTGACCGTGTTCGACCTGCCCGCCGCGGCGTACGGGTTCGCGCAGGCGTGCCTGGCGGTGGGCTCGGTGCTCGGCGCGCTGCTCGGGCCCGCGCTGATCCGGCGGTACCGGGCACCCGCGACGCTGCTGGTGGTGGCGATCGCGCTGTTCGGGGTGTCGCTGGTGCTGCTCGCGCCCACGCAGTGGCTGTGGGGACACGTCGGCATCGCCGCGGTACTGCCGTGGTGCCTGATCGCCGGGCTGTTCACCAGCCTGTACCAGGTGCCCGCGGCCAACACGCTGCTCGGCGACCTGCCGGAGGACCTGCGCGGGCGGGGCGTCGGGCTGCTCAACACCGCGACCTACGGCCTGACCCTGGCCGGGGTGGCCATCGGCGGCGTGCTGGCCGCCGGGATCGGGGTGGCCGCGTCGGTG
Coding sequences within:
- a CDS encoding MFS transporter: MRELLRDPVYLRYWLAVVVSFLGDAMTRITLIYLTAQLTGSPAMIAVVVFAQLLPQGALGAFAGPLIDRLPKRAVLVTADLTRALVVGSMIFFTESVWALLVLILLSGVGTAFFETARIAAVPTIVAGKSLPTAIALFQSTYQTLQLAGPALGGLLLTFAGTGLVLAIDAATFVVSALLLGSLGVLRHVPSATGEREPYWRSLAAGVRGVLAIPSLRFVFVALIPATAVFGLFTTNFNAELLTVFDLPAAAYGFAQACLAVGSVLGALLGPALIRRYRAPATLLVVAIALFGVSLVLLAPTQWLWGHVGIAAVLPWCLIAGLFTSLYQVPAANTLLGDLPEDLRGRGVGLLNTATYGLTLAGVAIGGVLAAGIGVAASVVVAGAALVLVTGLLLPYARVTRQTEEPV